In Calothrix sp. PCC 7507, one DNA window encodes the following:
- a CDS encoding DUF3285 domain-containing protein, giving the protein MSNSPVKEPQPSYVKLAMRNMVRKGGTSLKHFALTALGLLAVFVGLAYLTH; this is encoded by the coding sequence ATGAGCAACTCTCCTGTTAAAGAACCTCAACCAAGCTACGTAAAACTCGCCATGCGAAACATGGTGCGGAAGGGTGGCACTTCTCTGAAACATTTTGCGCTAACTGCTTTAGGGCTTTTAGCTGTCTTTGTTGGTCTTGCTTACCTAACCCACTGA